One segment of Phyllobacterium zundukense DNA contains the following:
- a CDS encoding ROK family transcriptional regulator produces the protein MDSKRSIRAKSGTNLGGASAHNRRIMIDALRVNGALSRADLARATGLTPQAVSNIIEELALDGLVRSQATIRKGRGQPATPYQLVPEGAFAIGLQIDRHVTRTVIVNLVGEVLVQMEAKLPPGGPAEGVVVILDLIRKARKALQAQSPEAEKRLVGLGVAMPGPFGINTLYDDPWMMTAWQNFPLIDTIAEGTGLEVALQNDAAAAATAERLLGAAHGLDHAICIYFGYGLGTGLILNGELYGGAHSNAGEIGMILALVPGDGPDVEPLEHYASMAALCKLLELDPSEPELFAMVTEAVTRGGPKVEQWISNVAQRLRRTVQALESIFDPQTIILCGGAPRALIDRLVAEIGPLLPSIADRASRYPEARLQAGLADPWSVALGAAAEPIARTFDPRFSAILKTA, from the coding sequence ATGGACAGCAAAAGATCGATACGGGCCAAGAGCGGAACCAATCTCGGCGGTGCGAGCGCGCATAACCGTCGCATCATGATCGATGCGCTGCGGGTTAATGGCGCACTCTCGCGAGCCGACCTTGCACGCGCAACCGGACTGACCCCACAGGCCGTTTCCAACATCATCGAGGAACTGGCCCTGGACGGACTGGTGCGTTCGCAAGCGACCATACGCAAGGGACGCGGCCAGCCAGCGACACCCTATCAGTTGGTACCAGAAGGGGCCTTCGCCATTGGTCTACAGATCGATCGCCACGTGACGCGCACGGTCATCGTCAACCTCGTCGGAGAGGTACTGGTCCAGATGGAAGCCAAGCTGCCACCAGGGGGACCGGCAGAGGGCGTGGTGGTCATTCTCGATCTGATCAGGAAGGCGCGCAAAGCATTGCAGGCGCAGTCACCGGAGGCAGAAAAACGGCTCGTCGGCCTCGGTGTCGCCATGCCGGGTCCGTTTGGCATCAACACGCTCTACGACGATCCCTGGATGATGACGGCGTGGCAGAATTTCCCGCTCATCGACACGATCGCCGAGGGGACCGGGCTTGAAGTCGCGCTGCAGAACGACGCTGCGGCGGCAGCAACAGCCGAACGCCTGCTTGGCGCGGCACATGGACTCGACCACGCGATCTGCATCTATTTCGGTTACGGTCTCGGAACCGGATTGATCCTCAACGGCGAACTCTACGGCGGCGCCCATTCCAATGCCGGCGAAATCGGCATGATCCTCGCCCTTGTGCCGGGTGACGGCCCCGATGTCGAACCGTTGGAGCACTATGCTTCCATGGCTGCGCTGTGCAAACTGCTTGAACTCGATCCATCCGAGCCCGAGCTCTTCGCCATGGTCACGGAAGCTGTAACCCGCGGTGGTCCGAAGGTGGAACAGTGGATCAGCAACGTCGCCCAAAGACTGCGCCGGACGGTGCAGGCACTGGAATCGATCTTCGATCCGCAAACGATCATTTTGTGTGGCGGCGCCCCACGCGCACTGATCGACCGCCTTGTCGCAGAAATAGGGCCATTGCTCCCATCAATCGCCGACCGCGCAAGTCGCTATCCCGAAGCGAGGCTTCAGGCGGGGCTCGCCGATCCCTGGTCGGTTGCTCTCGGCGCCGCAGCCGAGCCGATCGCGCGGACTTTTGATCCGCGCTTTTCGGCCATTCTCAAGACTGCCTAG
- a CDS encoding SIS domain-containing protein has protein sequence MSMTSQTSKPAGLVAIEKEMARQNADAIASFEAAAPLAVTIAQSLRKTGRLLLLGMGGSHAVGRAVEPLYRSLGIDAIALPLSEQLGQPLSLSGKTVLVTSQSGESAEVLRWFAEAGVPSDTFGLTLEGGSTLARTVPSLIGAGGTENAFAATRSLTVSFALHLAVLSALGNDPAAALAILNWQRKPEVAAAVAALSGVSAVVTSGRRMQGVAEAIALGLTELSRIPCFSLEGGQLRHGPMEMLGPKVGVVLFRAKDATSELVARMTLSALEAGSPVVMFDASGEPAIDGVATIDTGAASGIAAVFALLPAAQHFMLGFAGARVADLGTPVRTTKITRSE, from the coding sequence ATGAGCATGACTTCGCAAACCAGCAAACCCGCCGGCCTTGTCGCAATCGAAAAGGAAATGGCGCGGCAGAATGCCGATGCTATTGCCTCTTTCGAGGCAGCGGCACCCCTGGCCGTGACCATCGCTCAGTCCCTGCGTAAGACCGGGCGGCTTCTGCTGCTCGGCATGGGCGGTTCACATGCGGTCGGCCGCGCCGTCGAGCCGCTCTATCGCAGCCTCGGTATCGATGCCATCGCCCTGCCGCTCTCCGAACAGCTTGGCCAGCCATTGTCTCTCTCCGGAAAGACCGTTCTTGTTACCTCTCAGTCAGGCGAAAGTGCCGAGGTGTTGCGGTGGTTCGCTGAAGCCGGCGTTCCTTCGGATACGTTCGGCCTGACGCTGGAAGGTGGCTCCACTCTCGCCCGTACCGTACCTTCTCTGATCGGCGCCGGCGGGACGGAAAATGCTTTCGCCGCGACGCGCAGCCTTACCGTCAGTTTTGCCCTGCACCTTGCGGTGCTCTCCGCGCTTGGCAATGACCCAGCCGCAGCGCTTGCGATCCTCAATTGGCAGCGCAAGCCTGAGGTCGCTGCCGCTGTCGCCGCGCTTTCCGGCGTATCGGCTGTCGTCACATCCGGCCGCCGCATGCAGGGTGTTGCCGAAGCGATCGCCCTCGGCCTCACCGAACTCTCCCGCATCCCCTGCTTCTCGCTGGAAGGCGGGCAGTTGCGCCACGGTCCGATGGAAATGCTCGGGCCCAAGGTCGGCGTTGTCCTCTTCCGTGCCAAGGACGCTACGTCCGAACTCGTCGCCCGCATGACGCTCTCTGCATTGGAGGCAGGATCGCCTGTCGTGATGTTTGACGCATCGGGTGAACCCGCTATCGACGGTGTTGCAACGATCGATACCGGCGCAGCGAGTGGAATCGCTGCTGTCTTCGCGCTCCTGCCGGCAGCGCAGCACTTCATGCTGGGCTTTGCCGGCGCACGTGTTGCCGATCTCGGAACGCCTGTCCGCACGACCAAGATCACACGGAGCGAATGA
- a CDS encoding aspartate aminotransferase family protein, whose amino-acid sequence MLMSNTPSLENYWMPFTANRQFKAAPRLLAAAKGMYYTDVDGGQVLDGTAGLWCVNAGHGREKIADAVARQLMTMDYAPSFQMGHPIVFDFAEKLAARAPGGKVAGLTKIFFTGSGSESVDTALKIAIAYQRSIGQGTRTRVIGRERGYHGVGFGGISVGGLVNNRRVFPLLPGVDHLRHTHDPVRNSFVKGLPEHGADLADDLESLVALHGAETIAAVIVEPVAGSTGVLLPPKGYLERLRAISKKHGILLIFDEVITGFGRLGTPFAVDYFGVVPDLVTTAKGLTNGALPMGAVFASEAIYEAMMNGPESQIELFHGYTYSGHPAACAAGLATLEIYEEESLLTRAAELADHWQDAMHSLKDLPNIVDIRTIGLVAGIELSSRPDAAGARGYDIFVDCFNKGLLVRVTGDTIALSPPLIVEKEQIGTMVSMLGDAIKSAA is encoded by the coding sequence ATGCTGATGTCCAACACGCCGTCACTCGAAAACTACTGGATGCCGTTCACGGCGAACCGCCAGTTCAAGGCCGCCCCGCGCCTGCTCGCCGCTGCCAAAGGCATGTACTACACCGATGTCGATGGTGGTCAGGTGCTCGATGGCACCGCGGGTCTCTGGTGCGTCAATGCCGGCCACGGCCGCGAGAAGATTGCCGATGCCGTGGCACGCCAGTTGATGACCATGGACTATGCGCCGTCGTTCCAAATGGGTCATCCGATCGTCTTCGATTTTGCCGAGAAGCTGGCAGCGCGTGCGCCGGGCGGCAAAGTAGCCGGTCTCACCAAGATATTCTTCACCGGTTCCGGATCGGAATCAGTCGATACGGCGCTGAAAATCGCCATCGCCTACCAGCGCTCCATAGGACAGGGCACTCGCACCCGCGTCATTGGCCGTGAGCGTGGTTATCATGGCGTCGGCTTTGGCGGCATTTCGGTTGGTGGTCTTGTCAATAACCGCCGCGTTTTTCCGCTCCTTCCCGGCGTCGATCATTTGCGCCATACGCATGATCCGGTGCGCAATTCCTTCGTCAAGGGATTGCCTGAACACGGCGCCGACCTCGCCGATGATCTTGAAAGTTTGGTCGCCCTGCATGGTGCCGAGACCATCGCTGCGGTGATTGTCGAGCCCGTCGCCGGTTCGACCGGCGTGCTTCTGCCGCCAAAGGGTTATCTCGAGCGTCTGCGCGCCATCAGCAAGAAGCACGGCATTCTGCTGATTTTCGATGAGGTCATCACCGGTTTCGGACGTCTCGGCACGCCCTTTGCCGTCGATTATTTCGGCGTCGTGCCGGACCTTGTCACCACTGCCAAGGGCCTGACCAATGGCGCTCTGCCCATGGGTGCGGTTTTCGCCAGCGAAGCCATCTATGAAGCGATGATGAACGGTCCGGAAAGTCAGATCGAACTCTTCCACGGTTACACCTATTCGGGGCATCCTGCAGCGTGTGCTGCGGGTCTGGCAACGCTAGAAATCTACGAGGAGGAGAGCCTGCTGACCCGTGCGGCAGAACTTGCCGATCATTGGCAGGATGCGATGCACAGCCTGAAAGATCTTCCGAATATCGTCGATATCCGCACCATCGGTCTGGTCGCAGGTATTGAATTGTCATCGCGGCCCGATGCAGCAGGCGCGCGGGGCTATGACATTTTCGTCGATTGCTTCAACAAGGGCCTGCTGGTCCGCGTTACTGGCGATACCATTGCCCTCTCCCCGCCATTGATTGTGGAGAAGGAACAGATCGGCACCATGGTCTCCATGCTGGGAGACGCGATCAAAAGCGCTGCCTAG
- a CDS encoding carbohydrate ABC transporter permease, which produces MTSNWITTRAWFLMLPLLIVMVAVIGWPLIDTVRLSFTDAKLVGTEGSFVGFDNYVKILSGTNFQRTLVTTFWFAVLSVALEMVIGVLAALLLNQQFYGRSVLRALMILPWALPTVVNATLWRLIYNPEYGALNAALTQMGFIDAYRSWLGEPNTALASLILADCWKNFPLVALIALAALQAVPRDITAASMVDGAGAWSRFRFVIMPYLAGPLMVALVLRTIEAFKVFDIIWVMTRGGPANSTRTLSILVYQEAFSFQRAGSGASLALIVTLLVTVLAVAYAALIRKSAGAS; this is translated from the coding sequence ATGACGAGCAACTGGATTACGACCCGCGCATGGTTCTTGATGCTGCCCCTGCTGATCGTCATGGTCGCGGTTATCGGATGGCCGCTCATCGATACGGTGCGCCTCTCCTTCACCGATGCCAAGCTCGTAGGCACCGAGGGCAGTTTTGTCGGTTTCGACAATTACGTGAAGATCCTGTCCGGCACAAATTTTCAACGTACGCTTGTCACCACCTTCTGGTTTGCGGTGTTGTCTGTTGCTTTGGAGATGGTGATCGGCGTTCTGGCGGCACTGCTTCTCAACCAGCAATTCTATGGCCGTTCGGTTTTGCGCGCCCTGATGATCCTGCCCTGGGCGCTGCCGACGGTGGTCAATGCCACGCTTTGGCGTCTGATCTACAATCCGGAATATGGCGCGCTCAACGCAGCGCTGACTCAGATGGGTTTTATCGATGCCTATCGTTCCTGGCTGGGTGAACCCAACACGGCACTCGCTTCGCTGATCCTCGCCGATTGCTGGAAGAATTTCCCATTGGTGGCCCTAATCGCGCTAGCAGCCTTGCAGGCGGTGCCGCGTGATATCACTGCTGCCTCGATGGTGGACGGTGCCGGTGCGTGGTCGCGTTTCCGCTTCGTCATCATGCCCTATCTTGCCGGTCCCTTGATGGTGGCGCTGGTGCTGCGCACCATCGAGGCGTTCAAGGTCTTCGATATCATCTGGGTCATGACCCGGGGCGGTCCGGCCAACAGCACACGGACATTGTCGATCCTCGTTTATCAGGAGGCCTTCTCCTTCCAGCGCGCGGGCTCCGGCGCGTCGCTCGCGCTGATCGTCACGCTGCTGGTGACCGTGCTTGCCGTTGCCTATGCCGCCCTGATCCGTAAAAGCGCAGGAGCCTCGTAA
- a CDS encoding extracellular solute-binding protein has translation MLKSMQTALLGATLLGAALASPAHAETKINALFMAQAAYSEADVRAMTDAFTKANPDVTVNLEFVPYEGLHDKTVLAQGSGGGYDVVLFDVIWPAEYATNKVLVDVSDKVTPEMKSGVLPGAWTTVEYDGKRYGMPWILDTKYLFYNKEILEKAGIKTPPKTWAELSEQAKTIKDKGLLATPIAWSWSQAEAAICDYTTLVSAYGGSFIKDGKPAFQTGGGLDALNYMVDSYKSGLTNPNSKEFLEEDVRRVFQNGEAAFALNWTYMYNMANDPKDSKVAGKVGVVPAPGVEGKSTVSAVNGSMGLGITSTSRHPDEAWKYITFMTSQPTQNQYAKLSLPIWASSYDDPAVSKGQEELIAAAKVGLAAMYPRPTTPKYQELSTALQQAVQESLLGQAKPEDALKTAAENSGL, from the coding sequence ATGTTGAAATCCATGCAGACGGCGCTTCTCGGCGCGACACTTCTGGGAGCGGCGCTCGCTTCACCTGCCCATGCTGAAACCAAGATCAATGCGCTGTTCATGGCCCAGGCCGCCTATAGCGAGGCCGATGTCCGCGCAATGACAGACGCCTTTACCAAGGCCAATCCGGACGTGACGGTCAACCTGGAATTCGTTCCCTACGAGGGCTTGCATGACAAGACGGTTCTCGCTCAGGGGTCGGGCGGCGGCTATGACGTTGTCCTCTTCGACGTGATCTGGCCCGCCGAATATGCAACCAACAAGGTCCTTGTGGATGTAAGCGATAAGGTCACTCCCGAGATGAAATCGGGCGTTCTTCCCGGCGCCTGGACCACGGTGGAATATGACGGCAAGCGTTATGGCATGCCGTGGATCCTTGATACCAAATATCTGTTCTACAACAAGGAAATCCTGGAAAAGGCCGGTATCAAGACCCCGCCGAAGACCTGGGCGGAACTCTCCGAACAGGCCAAGACCATCAAGGACAAGGGCCTGCTTGCAACGCCCATCGCGTGGAGCTGGTCACAGGCGGAAGCCGCGATCTGCGATTACACGACGCTGGTCAGCGCTTATGGCGGCAGCTTCATCAAGGACGGCAAGCCGGCGTTCCAGACCGGGGGCGGTCTCGATGCGCTGAACTACATGGTCGACAGCTACAAATCCGGTCTCACCAATCCGAATTCCAAGGAATTCCTCGAAGAGGACGTCCGCCGCGTGTTCCAGAATGGTGAAGCTGCCTTCGCCCTCAACTGGACCTACATGTACAACATGGCTAATGATCCGAAGGACAGCAAGGTTGCCGGCAAGGTCGGCGTTGTCCCGGCTCCGGGTGTTGAGGGTAAGAGCACCGTTTCCGCCGTCAACGGTTCGATGGGCCTCGGCATCACCTCGACCAGCAGGCATCCGGACGAAGCGTGGAAATACATTACCTTCATGACCTCGCAGCCAACGCAGAACCAGTATGCCAAGCTTAGTCTGCCGATCTGGGCTTCCTCCTATGACGATCCGGCCGTATCCAAGGGCCAGGAAGAGCTGATCGCCGCCGCCAAGGTTGGTCTTGCCGCGATGTATCCGCGCCCAACGACACCAAAATATCAGGAGCTGTCAACGGCGCTCCAGCAGGCCGTCCAGGAATCGCTGCTTGGTCAGGCAAAACCCGAAGACGCGCTCAAGACCGCAGCTGAAAACAGCGGCCTTTGA
- a CDS encoding carbohydrate ABC transporter permease, translated as MERRSLTAAILVHLAALLLLVVILAPVVWLFIMSISSTPDLIAKPLHWWPDTIDLSRYGVLLSSVVNSAGQAFVASLFNSLKVAGMATVAALIVAIPSAWAVSRTPSVGWSLYAVIATYMLPPVALAVPLYMALSWIGLLNNVFGLALVYLTILAPFTTWLLKSGFDSIPREIESAATMDGARLDQILRLITLPLAAPVMATAALFAFLLAWDEFFYALLFTSDQRAKTLTVAIADLAGGRVSDYGLIATAGVLAALPPLLIGLFMQRALISGLTSGGVKG; from the coding sequence ATGGAACGGCGCAGTCTCACCGCAGCGATACTCGTTCATCTCGCAGCCTTGCTTTTGCTTGTCGTCATCCTGGCGCCGGTCGTCTGGCTGTTCATCATGAGCATTTCCTCGACGCCTGATCTCATTGCCAAGCCGCTACACTGGTGGCCGGATACGATCGATCTGTCGCGCTACGGCGTTCTGCTTTCATCGGTAGTCAACAGCGCCGGCCAGGCTTTCGTTGCCTCGCTGTTCAACAGCCTGAAAGTGGCAGGCATGGCAACAGTGGCAGCGCTTATCGTCGCTATTCCCTCTGCCTGGGCGGTGTCGCGTACACCTTCGGTCGGCTGGTCGCTCTATGCGGTCATCGCCACCTATATGCTGCCGCCGGTGGCACTCGCCGTACCGCTCTACATGGCGCTTTCGTGGATCGGCCTCCTGAACAACGTTTTCGGTCTGGCGCTGGTCTATCTCACCATTCTCGCGCCGTTCACCACCTGGCTGCTGAAATCCGGCTTCGACTCGATTCCGCGCGAAATCGAAAGTGCCGCCACCATGGATGGTGCGCGGCTTGACCAGATATTGCGGCTGATCACGCTGCCGCTGGCCGCACCGGTCATGGCGACGGCAGCACTCTTTGCTTTCCTGCTCGCCTGGGACGAATTCTTCTATGCCCTGCTCTTCACGTCTGACCAGCGGGCCAAAACCTTGACGGTGGCGATCGCCGACCTGGCAGGTGGACGCGTCTCGGACTACGGACTGATAGCCACAGCGGGTGTGCTTGCCGCCCTCCCCCCGCTGCTGATCGGTCTCTTCATGCAACGTGCCCTGATCTCGGGTCTGACCAGCGGCGGCGTTAAAGGATGA